The following are from one region of the Romeriopsis navalis LEGE 11480 genome:
- a CDS encoding iron uptake porin, translated as MSKHSLSQRFGPQHSQLKQQLISPLLVGANLLLAAVAAPSAIAQSTMTTIDQLSRDRPNSMGQVTSVSQLSDVRPTDWAFQSMQSLVERYGCIAGYPDRSFRGNRAITRFEFAAGMNACLDRIQQLIGVLQDDLVKKEDLATVQKLQSEFAAELATLRGRVDAVEAKTATLEKQQFSTTTKLYGEVGFSVSGALGGDKADGSGDPLQESTVLNNRVRLFFNSSFTGKDLLITRLDALNSIPFGPGEEGFPNVTGTSMSRLAFDEDSGNSVRIGKLFYQFGVGKSAHSEHDHSKDKKAEGDDGHGHGHGHGHGSKNRLTVSIDAVGGEFNENFANLNEYFSEELTGAISRFGRFNPIYYQGLEGTGASVNYELSEKITLSAGYLSPTADSPNDKEGLFDGSFAALAQLTIEPVEDVRLAFTYARSFFPGGSAVVSGETGSEFSNEPFEEAATAADNFGIQASAKISPAFTLSGWAGLTRATAQSNDGAVQEGDDASIFNWAATFAFPDFGKRGNLLGFIVGQPPRVTRNDVAGREDGTSAWHLEAMYRYKVNQNISVTPGLLVILNPEHNSNNDTILVGTIKTVFQF; from the coding sequence ATGTCTAAGCATTCTTTGTCCCAGCGTTTTGGGCCTCAACATTCGCAACTCAAGCAGCAGTTGATTAGCCCTCTGTTAGTGGGTGCTAATCTTTTGTTAGCCGCTGTCGCAGCGCCCAGTGCCATTGCACAGTCAACGATGACCACGATTGATCAACTGAGTCGCGATCGTCCAAATTCCATGGGGCAGGTCACATCAGTTTCCCAACTGTCCGATGTGCGGCCGACTGATTGGGCCTTTCAATCAATGCAATCCCTAGTCGAACGCTACGGTTGTATTGCGGGCTATCCTGACCGATCGTTCCGAGGGAATCGGGCGATCACTCGCTTTGAGTTTGCCGCAGGGATGAATGCTTGTCTCGATCGCATTCAGCAATTGATCGGCGTATTACAAGATGATCTGGTCAAGAAGGAAGATCTCGCAACAGTCCAAAAGCTGCAATCAGAATTTGCGGCGGAGCTAGCGACGCTGCGGGGTCGCGTCGATGCGGTAGAAGCTAAAACTGCAACATTAGAGAAACAGCAGTTCTCGACCACCACTAAGCTCTACGGAGAAGTCGGCTTTTCTGTCAGTGGCGCTTTGGGGGGCGATAAAGCTGATGGCAGTGGTGACCCCCTCCAGGAAAGCACAGTTTTAAATAACCGGGTACGTCTATTCTTCAATAGCAGTTTCACCGGCAAGGATCTGTTAATTACGCGTCTTGATGCGCTCAATTCCATTCCTTTTGGTCCTGGCGAGGAGGGATTCCCCAACGTCACGGGCACCAGCATGAGTCGTCTGGCCTTTGATGAGGACAGTGGCAACTCGGTGCGAATTGGTAAGCTGTTCTACCAGTTTGGTGTGGGTAAATCAGCCCATAGTGAACACGACCACAGCAAGGATAAAAAAGCAGAAGGTGATGATGGCCACGGACATGGTCACGGTCACGGACATGGCAGCAAGAATCGCCTCACAGTCTCGATCGATGCTGTTGGTGGTGAATTCAATGAAAACTTTGCCAATCTGAATGAGTACTTTTCCGAAGAACTGACCGGGGCAATTTCCCGCTTTGGTCGGTTTAATCCGATTTACTACCAAGGTTTGGAAGGTACAGGTGCTTCGGTTAACTACGAACTAAGTGAAAAAATCACCCTATCGGCGGGTTATCTCTCACCCACAGCCGATAGTCCCAATGACAAAGAGGGCTTGTTTGATGGTTCGTTTGCCGCTCTGGCGCAGCTGACCATTGAACCCGTGGAAGATGTACGGCTGGCATTTACCTATGCACGTTCCTTTTTCCCCGGAGGTTCGGCGGTCGTTTCCGGTGAGACCGGCAGCGAATTCTCCAATGAACCATTTGAGGAGGCCGCAACCGCAGCCGATAACTTTGGTATTCAGGCCAGCGCAAAAATCAGTCCGGCATTTACCCTCTCTGGCTGGGCGGGTTTAACCCGTGCCACTGCCCAATCAAATGACGGTGCAGTACAGGAAGGAGATGACGCAAGCATCTTTAACTGGGCAGCCACCTTTGCTTTCCCAGATTTTGGCAAGCGCGGCAACCTGCTTGGCTTTATTGTCGGTCAGCCCCCACGGGTAACGCGCAATGATGTCGCTGGGCGTGAAGATGGAACGTCCGCTTGGCATTTGGAAGCAATGTATCGCTATAAGGTGAATCAGAATATTTCTGTCACACCGGGCTTACTCGTGATTCTCAATCCAGAACACAACAGTAATAATGACACCATCTTGGTTGGGACAATTAAAACTGTGTTCCAGTTCTAG
- the alaS gene encoding alanine--tRNA ligase, translating into MTTSLSGQQIRQKFLDFFASKDHKALPSASLVPADPTVLLTIAGMLPFKPIFLGQQKPDFPRATTSQKCIRTNDIENVGRTARHHTFFEMLGNFSFGDYFKSQAIAYGWEVSTKVFGIKPENIVVSVFEEDDEALAIWRDEVGVNPKRIVRMGAKDNFWVSGPTGPCGPCSELYYDFKPELGDDDIDPDDDSRFIEFYNLVFMQYNRDAAGKLTPLAKQNIDTGMGLERMAQILQGVPNNYETDLIFPIIETAAKLAGIKYKKANESAKTSLKVIGDHVRAVTHLISDGVVPSNEGRGYVLRRLIRRVVRHGRLIGIEGLFTTKVAETAIKLSESQYPDVRKQADLIKAELQAEEERFLKTIERGEKLLEEVIAKTKKQISGVDAFELYDTYGFPLELTQEIAEEKGLKVDAEGFEAEMEKQRDRARSAHKSIDLTVQGSLDKLASDIEVTDFLGYTKANSKATVELLLQAGEPVDSVVAGSDVQIILDKTPFYAESGGQIGDQGYLSSGDTVVRIEDVQKESGFFIHIGRIERGSLKKGDAVTAQIDLACRRRAQANHSATHLLQAALKKLVDEKIGQAGSLVSFDRLRFDYNYNKGLTPEQLQAVEAQINTWISEAHGADIAEMAIADAKAKGATAMFGEKYGDSVRVVDFPGVSMELCGGIHVSNTAEIGVFKIISETGVAAGIRRIEAVAGPAVLEYLNVREAVVKDLSDRFKAKPEEIVDRVTAMQAELKDTQKQMAAMKAELAAAKSGDLVNQAIEIGDFKAIIAELPGADADSLKSAAETLLQKLGEGAIVLGASPAEGKVNFIAAFSKGVVGKGLQAGKVVGSVAKICGGGGGGRPNFAQAGGRDASKLAEALAEAEKLVKGGLG; encoded by the coding sequence ATGACGACATCCCTCAGCGGCCAGCAAATTCGGCAAAAATTCCTCGATTTCTTTGCCTCAAAGGATCACAAAGCCCTACCCAGCGCCTCCCTTGTGCCCGCTGATCCAACTGTGCTGCTGACGATCGCCGGGATGCTGCCCTTCAAACCGATCTTCCTCGGCCAGCAAAAGCCCGACTTCCCCCGCGCCACCACCTCCCAGAAGTGCATCCGCACCAACGATATCGAAAACGTCGGACGCACCGCCCGCCACCACACCTTCTTCGAGATGCTGGGCAACTTCAGCTTCGGCGACTACTTCAAGAGTCAGGCGATCGCCTACGGCTGGGAAGTTAGCACCAAAGTCTTCGGCATCAAGCCCGAAAACATTGTGGTCAGCGTCTTCGAGGAAGATGACGAAGCCCTCGCCATCTGGCGTGACGAAGTCGGGGTCAATCCCAAGCGCATCGTCCGCATGGGCGCAAAAGATAACTTCTGGGTTTCTGGCCCGACTGGTCCCTGTGGCCCCTGCTCTGAGCTGTACTACGACTTCAAGCCCGAGCTGGGCGATGACGATATTGATCCCGATGATGACAGTCGCTTCATCGAGTTCTACAACCTCGTCTTTATGCAGTACAACCGCGATGCCGCCGGTAAGCTGACACCGCTAGCCAAGCAGAATATTGATACTGGCATGGGCCTCGAACGCATGGCTCAGATCTTGCAGGGCGTCCCGAACAACTACGAAACCGACCTGATCTTCCCGATTATTGAAACCGCTGCCAAGCTGGCTGGGATTAAGTACAAAAAAGCCAACGAGTCCGCGAAGACCTCGCTCAAAGTCATCGGCGACCATGTCCGGGCCGTCACCCATCTGATTTCGGATGGTGTGGTGCCGAGCAATGAAGGTCGAGGCTATGTCCTGCGCCGCTTGATCCGACGGGTTGTGCGCCACGGTCGCTTAATCGGCATCGAAGGACTTTTCACCACAAAAGTCGCGGAGACGGCGATCAAGCTCTCCGAGTCCCAATATCCCGATGTCCGTAAGCAAGCCGACTTGATCAAAGCCGAACTGCAAGCCGAAGAAGAACGCTTCCTCAAGACGATCGAACGCGGTGAAAAGCTACTCGAAGAAGTGATCGCCAAGACCAAGAAACAGATCTCCGGTGTTGATGCTTTTGAACTGTATGACACCTACGGTTTCCCCCTCGAGCTGACCCAGGAAATTGCTGAAGAGAAAGGTCTGAAGGTGGATGCTGAGGGCTTTGAAGCCGAGATGGAGAAGCAACGCGATCGGGCGCGCAGTGCCCATAAGTCGATCGACCTCACCGTCCAAGGCAGCCTCGACAAACTCGCTAGTGATATCGAAGTCACCGACTTCCTCGGCTATACCAAAGCCAACAGTAAAGCCACGGTTGAGCTACTGCTCCAAGCCGGTGAGCCAGTTGACTCGGTTGTTGCCGGGAGCGATGTGCAGATTATTCTCGATAAGACGCCGTTTTATGCAGAGTCTGGTGGTCAGATCGGCGATCAAGGCTATCTCTCCAGCGGCGATACCGTCGTGCGGATCGAAGACGTGCAGAAAGAGTCCGGCTTCTTTATCCATATCGGGCGCATCGAGCGCGGCAGCCTGAAAAAAGGTGATGCGGTCACGGCCCAAATCGACCTCGCTTGTCGGCGGCGAGCCCAAGCTAATCACTCGGCCACACACTTGCTGCAAGCCGCCTTGAAAAAACTCGTCGATGAGAAAATCGGTCAGGCGGGTTCCTTGGTGTCCTTCGATCGCCTGCGGTTTGACTACAACTACAACAAAGGACTCACCCCCGAGCAGCTCCAAGCGGTGGAAGCCCAGATCAACACCTGGATTTCCGAAGCCCACGGTGCAGACATTGCAGAAATGGCGATCGCCGATGCCAAGGCGAAAGGGGCCACCGCGATGTTTGGTGAAAAATACGGCGATAGTGTCCGCGTGGTGGATTTCCCCGGTGTCTCGATGGAGCTATGCGGCGGCATCCACGTCAGCAACACCGCCGAAATTGGCGTATTCAAAATCATCTCCGAAACGGGTGTCGCTGCCGGTATCCGACGGATTGAAGCCGTCGCTGGCCCTGCCGTACTGGAATACCTGAATGTGCGGGAAGCAGTGGTGAAGGACTTGAGCGATCGGTTCAAGGCAAAGCCCGAGGAGATTGTCGATCGGGTCACTGCCATGCAGGCCGAGCTGAAGGATACCCAAAAGCAAATGGCCGCAATGAAGGCGGAACTCGCCGCCGCGAAGTCTGGGGACTTGGTGAATCAAGCGATCGAAATTGGGGACTTCAAAGCAATTATTGCCGAGCTACCCGGTGCCGATGCGGATTCCCTGAAGAGTGCCGCTGAAACGCTACTGCAAAAGCTGGGTGAAGGGGCGATCGTCCTGGGTGCTAGCCCCGCTGAAGGCAAAGTCAACTTTATTGCGGCATTTAGCAAGGGCGTTGTTGGTAAAGGTTTACAGGCGGGTAAGGTCGTCGGGTCTGTCGCGAAGATCTGCGGTGGCGGTGGCGGCGGTCGGCCAAACTTTGCCCAGGCCGGTGGGCGTGATGCCAGTAAGTTAGCGGAGGCCTTGGCCGAAGCGGAGAAGCTCGTAAAAGGTGGCTTAGGTTAG
- a CDS encoding metal ABC transporter solute-binding protein, Zn/Mn family, with translation MFRPRKIPSVAVWLLTGLTLGTVAHVDVAIAQASSKPKVVATNAILCDLAKQIAKNSVELTCLMEPGQDPHLYEMRPADRRAIEQAKLVLYGGYRYAPAIEKAIKAANNGSTKVAVYEIATPKPRKSSGHHHHGEEKGKGHDHDHDHDHSKEKKAEPKVADAHIWHNVKNTRAMLKVLRRNLIKIQPKSTFQYIDRTKALNDELKRLDEWIQAQVKTVPDDKRVLITSHDAMGYYADAYGFKVQSALGAISTEERPSAKQVKLVVDAVRKSGVKTVFAETAYKTRLIEIMAREADVKVAEKRLFVEGLGQPESGADTYQKMMRHNTCVIVTGLGGKCQS, from the coding sequence ATGTTCCGTCCTCGCAAAATTCCATCGGTCGCAGTGTGGTTGCTTACGGGTTTGACGCTGGGTACGGTTGCCCATGTCGATGTGGCGATCGCCCAAGCTAGTAGTAAGCCGAAAGTGGTTGCGACGAATGCGATCCTTTGTGATCTGGCAAAGCAGATTGCGAAGAATAGTGTGGAGTTGACTTGCCTGATGGAACCAGGACAAGATCCCCACCTCTACGAAATGCGGCCTGCCGATCGTCGGGCGATCGAGCAAGCAAAGCTGGTGCTTTATGGCGGGTATCGTTATGCTCCAGCGATCGAAAAGGCCATCAAGGCAGCGAATAACGGCTCCACTAAGGTGGCAGTTTATGAAATTGCTACACCAAAGCCCCGCAAAAGCAGTGGTCATCACCATCATGGCGAAGAAAAAGGAAAGGGTCATGACCATGATCACGACCATGACCATAGCAAAGAGAAGAAAGCTGAGCCGAAGGTTGCTGACGCCCATATTTGGCACAATGTGAAAAACACGCGCGCAATGCTGAAAGTACTGCGTCGCAACCTGATCAAAATCCAGCCCAAGTCGACGTTTCAGTATATCGATCGGACTAAAGCCTTGAATGATGAGCTGAAGCGGCTCGACGAATGGATTCAAGCTCAGGTAAAAACCGTGCCCGACGATAAACGGGTACTGATCACCAGTCATGATGCTATGGGCTACTACGCAGATGCCTATGGCTTCAAGGTTCAGAGCGCTCTAGGGGCGATCAGTACTGAGGAGCGACCTTCAGCGAAGCAAGTTAAGCTCGTGGTTGATGCTGTCCGGAAGTCTGGGGTGAAGACTGTTTTCGCCGAGACAGCTTATAAGACTCGGCTGATTGAAATCATGGCCCGTGAAGCCGATGTGAAAGTAGCAGAGAAACGCTTGTTTGTTGAAGGGTTGGGGCAGCCAGAAAGTGGTGCCGATACCTATCAGAAAATGATGCGGCACAACACCTGCGTCATCGTCACTGGACTTGGCGGCAAATGCCAGTCCTAA
- a CDS encoding tetratricopeptide repeat protein: MPDQSSQSDQSSQPDLYSTYEQFIDDIVAQTLKGAFRSQAQVERLLAAQLETGTSEILERCLMSRAETYAQQLAAGDLTAIQQAKVTRQANALKTLQKAWERWQQGYVVERDCAMIASQILQADPDARLLVLVQALDENQTDRFSQPHLEQLSRQLKTIADQQPDADAALMLRQFGTGVAQGLQSYEQLKGDLVSWLFQQPGELGFGSAAESVEPWRTWAATTNRSLPQALFGLQAQNESAANLAGAQPTIDWAAWVELVILLRSLQNGLVAWFEMQPYDFRAGQNLTGSTFMMFAMVWSEISRGWRDRTNLAGNQSEQLAETFFQLTLQTLRRFAQRENFPLYGGAFATFSTAGLRATVSYLDQPLKAVGQVQEKARILTVLGYSQRWLNQYDRAQEMHEEALELAQQVADQRCEVANLCHLSRLFLVQQDYESAVSYGQRALIRARQTGDGQGEANALVAVGYGEVMQLERREVVTAEDLETPMRFLAQGQQMSQKFADVQGQAFAAVGLGVAQLLLSEFGAARRSLEQGLELIAVVGDRDLQALSYGYLGEVCYQQGQLEVAAYCAGIGMYLLEQRGRGAWRKSAALVSILLGKAGVESPGELLGELRSRLLSRIGQDGLDHLTTLMQQYRE; encoded by the coding sequence ATGCCTGATCAATCCTCTCAGTCTGATCAATCTTCTCAGCCTGATCTCTACTCGACCTATGAGCAGTTTATTGATGACATTGTGGCGCAGACGTTGAAGGGGGCGTTTCGATCGCAGGCGCAGGTGGAACGATTGCTGGCGGCGCAGTTGGAGACGGGGACGAGTGAGATTCTGGAGCGGTGTTTGATGAGTCGGGCAGAAACCTACGCGCAGCAGTTAGCGGCGGGGGATCTGACGGCGATTCAGCAGGCGAAGGTGACGCGCCAGGCGAATGCGCTGAAAACCTTGCAGAAGGCATGGGAGCGGTGGCAGCAAGGCTATGTGGTCGAGCGGGACTGCGCGATGATTGCGAGTCAGATTTTGCAGGCGGACCCAGATGCGCGGTTGTTAGTGTTGGTGCAGGCTTTGGATGAGAATCAGACCGATCGCTTTAGTCAGCCGCATCTGGAACAGCTGAGTCGGCAGTTGAAGACGATCGCCGATCAGCAACCGGATGCGGATGCGGCTTTGATGCTGCGGCAGTTTGGGACGGGGGTAGCGCAGGGTCTTCAGAGCTATGAGCAGCTTAAAGGCGACTTGGTGAGTTGGTTGTTTCAGCAGCCGGGTGAGCTGGGGTTTGGTAGTGCGGCGGAAAGTGTCGAGCCTTGGCGGACTTGGGCGGCGACGACGAATCGATCGTTACCCCAGGCGTTGTTTGGGTTGCAGGCACAGAATGAATCGGCGGCGAATTTGGCCGGGGCGCAACCGACGATCGACTGGGCGGCTTGGGTGGAGCTGGTGATTTTGCTGCGGAGTTTGCAGAATGGTTTGGTCGCTTGGTTTGAGATGCAGCCCTACGATTTTCGGGCGGGGCAGAATCTCACGGGTTCGACGTTTATGATGTTTGCGATGGTGTGGAGTGAGATTAGTCGGGGCTGGCGCGATCGCACGAATTTGGCGGGGAATCAGTCGGAGCAGTTGGCAGAGACGTTTTTTCAGTTGACGTTGCAAACGCTGCGGCGGTTTGCGCAGCGGGAGAATTTCCCGTTGTATGGGGGCGCGTTTGCGACGTTCTCGACGGCGGGGCTGCGGGCGACGGTCAGCTATCTAGACCAACCGTTGAAGGCGGTGGGGCAGGTGCAGGAGAAGGCACGAATCTTGACGGTGCTGGGATATTCCCAACGCTGGCTGAATCAGTACGATCGAGCACAGGAGATGCATGAGGAAGCGCTAGAGCTGGCGCAGCAGGTGGCAGACCAGCGCTGTGAGGTGGCGAATCTCTGTCATTTGAGTCGGTTGTTTTTGGTGCAGCAGGATTATGAATCGGCGGTGAGCTATGGGCAGCGGGCGTTGATTCGGGCGCGGCAGACGGGGGATGGGCAAGGCGAGGCGAATGCGCTGGTGGCGGTGGGTTATGGCGAGGTGATGCAGTTGGAGCGGCGGGAGGTGGTGACGGCGGAGGACTTGGAGACGCCGATGCGGTTTCTGGCGCAGGGGCAGCAGATGTCTCAGAAGTTTGCGGATGTGCAGGGGCAGGCGTTTGCGGCGGTGGGTTTGGGGGTGGCGCAGTTGTTGTTGAGTGAGTTTGGGGCGGCGCGGCGATCGCTCGAGCAGGGGTTGGAGTTGATTGCGGTGGTGGGCGATCGGGATTTGCAGGCGTTGAGTTATGGGTATTTGGGGGAGGTGTGTTATCAGCAGGGGCAACTGGAGGTGGCGGCTTACTGTGCTGGTATCGGGATGTATCTGCTGGAGCAGCGGGGGCGGGGGGCTTGGCGTAAGAGTGCGGCGCTGGTGAGTATTTTGCTGGGTAAGGCGGGAGTGGAGTCGCCGGGGGAACTGTTGGGGGAGCTGCGATCGCGGTTGTTGTCGCGAATTGGGCAGGATGGGTTGGACCATTTGACGACGCTGATGCAGCAGTATCGGGAGTAA
- a CDS encoding lysine N(6)-hydroxylase/L-ornithine N(5)-oxygenase family protein: protein MKVLDIAVIGAGPHALTLVLHLLQKRRGWHDRIRAFDPSGTWLHQWQHQFAALQIPHLRSPIVHHPCPNPFALRQFAELRPEELHAPYDLPGTQLFNDFCDHLVQTSQLQDQVVPEAIRGLEYDRLRRRFHLQTSQRETVSAKRVVLACGGGTAAWPHWAKGIQQSSYPPDRLQHSSQVDLRETKLSGQHVLIVGSGLTSGHLAIGALRQGATVTMLARRSFYAKLFDADPGWLGPKLLRGFNAEPCWQTRWHQVTTARNGGSLTPTVLRHLRRYAKTGQLQLQENCIVQSARWQENHWNISCHNEKVIQSDYIWAATGSNINISSQPLLKSIAEQLPIQTINGLPVLTQNLRWGDIELYIMGGLAALQIGPTARNLSGARMASDRIVDALAKPRRYQPLIAA from the coding sequence ATGAAAGTGCTTGATATTGCCGTGATTGGCGCCGGTCCCCATGCGCTGACTCTAGTGCTTCACCTGCTGCAAAAACGCCGTGGCTGGCACGATCGTATCCGGGCATTTGATCCCAGTGGCACTTGGCTCCACCAATGGCAGCATCAGTTTGCTGCACTTCAGATTCCCCATCTCCGCTCTCCGATCGTGCATCATCCTTGCCCAAATCCCTTTGCCCTACGTCAGTTTGCCGAACTGCGACCCGAGGAACTGCATGCGCCATACGATTTGCCAGGGACACAACTGTTTAATGATTTTTGTGATCACTTAGTGCAAACCTCGCAGCTCCAGGATCAGGTGGTGCCTGAGGCGATCCGTGGATTAGAGTACGATCGCCTCCGCCGGCGGTTTCATTTGCAAACGAGTCAGCGGGAAACCGTGAGTGCAAAGCGGGTGGTTTTAGCTTGTGGCGGTGGGACTGCAGCTTGGCCGCACTGGGCGAAAGGTATACAGCAGAGCAGTTATCCGCCCGATCGGTTGCAGCACAGCAGCCAGGTTGATTTACGCGAAACCAAGTTGAGTGGGCAGCATGTGCTAATTGTTGGCAGTGGTTTAACCAGTGGGCATCTGGCGATCGGAGCATTACGGCAAGGGGCAACGGTCACAATGCTGGCGCGACGATCGTTTTACGCCAAGCTATTTGATGCGGACCCCGGCTGGTTGGGGCCAAAGCTTTTGCGCGGATTTAATGCCGAACCTTGCTGGCAGACGCGCTGGCATCAAGTGACGACGGCACGTAACGGTGGTTCATTGACACCAACTGTGCTGAGGCATCTGCGCCGATATGCTAAAACGGGTCAACTACAGCTTCAAGAAAATTGCATCGTACAGTCAGCTCGCTGGCAAGAAAATCACTGGAATATCAGTTGTCATAACGAGAAAGTAATCCAATCTGACTACATTTGGGCAGCGACTGGAAGCAACATCAACATTTCATCTCAGCCATTGCTGAAATCAATCGCTGAGCAATTACCGATACAAACTATAAATGGCCTGCCTGTATTAACCCAAAATCTGCGTTGGGGTGACATTGAACTGTATATCATGGGGGGATTAGCCGCATTACAAATTGGCCCCACCGCCCGAAATCTATCGGGGGCGAGGATGGCAAGCGATCGGATTGTCGATGCTTTGGCTAAACCGCGACGCTATCAGCCATTAATTGCCGCCTGA
- the malQ gene encoding 4-alpha-glucanotransferase — protein sequence MQLPRANGILLHPTSLPSPYGVGELGSGARQFIDFLAETSQQFWQVLPLGPTAYGNSPYMCYSAIAGNPLLISVEVLHEDGLLSSEAIALMEHFPHDRVEYDQVAAAKMPLLRQAYAAFTVQGTPESQAAFEAFCQAKASWLDDYALFMALKTENQDISWFEWDEAIAHREPAAMKAALERLATEVHFHQFLQYEFFRQWGALKDYANERKIQIVGDIPIYVAHDSADVWANPENFKLDEKGLAAEMAGVPPDYFSETGQLWGNPVYDWEHLKDTNFAWWIQRFEALLTAVDWIRIDHFRGFEAYWSVPGGESTAMNGEWVLAPGEAFFKQLDKQLGHLPILAEDLGVITPEVEALRDQFEFPGMKVLHFAFGSDPANPFLPFNYPRNCVVYTGTHDNNTTVGWWGELQDWDKNNCLIHIGDVSPDGIQWDLIRQAMGSIANLSIIPMQDILSCGSEARMNTPGVATGNWTWRYEYDQLSGDVRHKLNTLTHRFGRPPQS from the coding sequence ATGCAACTGCCTAGAGCAAACGGTATTCTGCTTCATCCAACTTCATTGCCTAGTCCCTATGGGGTCGGTGAACTGGGAAGTGGCGCACGACAGTTTATTGATTTTTTGGCGGAGACTTCGCAGCAGTTTTGGCAGGTGTTGCCATTAGGCCCAACGGCCTACGGGAATTCGCCTTATATGTGCTATTCGGCGATCGCGGGCAACCCCTTGCTGATTAGTGTCGAGGTATTGCATGAAGATGGTCTGCTGAGTAGCGAAGCGATCGCGCTGATGGAGCATTTTCCCCACGATCGGGTGGAATATGACCAAGTAGCCGCGGCCAAGATGCCGTTGTTGCGTCAGGCCTATGCGGCCTTTACAGTGCAGGGCACACCAGAAAGTCAGGCAGCGTTTGAAGCCTTTTGTCAGGCTAAGGCCAGCTGGCTAGATGACTATGCGCTGTTTATGGCGTTGAAGACAGAGAATCAGGATATTTCGTGGTTTGAATGGGATGAGGCGATCGCGCATCGGGAACCCGCGGCGATGAAGGCGGCGCTTGAGCGCTTGGCGACGGAAGTACATTTCCACCAGTTCTTGCAGTATGAGTTTTTCCGGCAATGGGGGGCGCTGAAGGACTATGCCAATGAGCGGAAGATCCAGATTGTGGGTGATATTCCGATTTATGTGGCCCACGATAGTGCCGATGTCTGGGCGAATCCCGAGAACTTTAAGCTGGATGAAAAAGGCTTAGCGGCGGAGATGGCCGGTGTGCCACCGGATTACTTTAGTGAGACGGGGCAACTATGGGGCAATCCAGTGTACGACTGGGAGCACCTGAAGGATACGAATTTTGCTTGGTGGATTCAGCGGTTTGAGGCGCTGCTAACGGCGGTGGACTGGATTCGGATTGACCATTTTCGGGGGTTTGAAGCCTACTGGTCGGTACCCGGTGGCGAATCTACAGCAATGAATGGTGAATGGGTCTTAGCCCCCGGTGAAGCCTTCTTTAAGCAGTTGGATAAACAGCTGGGGCATTTGCCAATTTTGGCGGAGGATTTAGGCGTAATTACGCCGGAAGTCGAGGCGTTGCGCGACCAGTTTGAGTTCCCCGGAATGAAGGTGCTGCACTTTGCCTTTGGTTCTGATCCCGCTAATCCATTTTTGCCGTTTAACTATCCCCGCAACTGTGTGGTGTACACCGGGACCCATGACAATAACACCACAGTTGGGTGGTGGGGAGAATTGCAGGACTGGGACAAAAATAACTGCTTGATCCATATCGGGGATGTCAGCCCGGATGGGATTCAGTGGGATTTAATTCGGCAGGCGATGGGGTCGATCGCCAATCTCAGCATTATTCCGATGCAGGATATTCTGAGCTGTGGCAGCGAAGCTCGAATGAATACGCCGGGAGTCGCAACCGGTAACTGGACTTGGCGCTATGAGTATGATCAGCTATCCGGTGATGTCCGCCATAAGCTGAATACGCTGACCCACCGGTTTGGCCGCCCTCCCCAGTCGTAA